In the genome of Cellvibrio sp. KY-YJ-3, one region contains:
- a CDS encoding HDOD domain-containing protein, translated as MDNIADRVSENIITAIKCDQLVLPTLPEVALRVREVADDPTADIESLANVISCDPALSARLIRVANSPLLRAGRPVDNLNNALMRLGIEYACNIATSLAMEQMFQSTSDIIDMRMRDVWFSSSEVAAVSHVLCKHYTKLRPDQATLAGIIHKIGVLPILSYAEENPTLLNDSITLDKVIEKIHGPIGSLILKTWGFNKNLASIPEDHLKFYAQKSQPDYADLVTVAVLQCDFFRDNRISALDFSSIPAFDRLGLDPNIDIGESKVLAAELEAAVDLLRT; from the coding sequence ATGGATAATATTGCCGATAGAGTCAGTGAAAATATCATCACCGCCATTAAATGTGATCAACTGGTGTTACCTACACTGCCGGAAGTGGCGCTACGCGTGCGCGAAGTGGCCGATGACCCGACGGCGGATATTGAGAGTTTGGCGAATGTGATTAGCTGCGATCCGGCGCTGAGTGCGCGCTTGATTCGGGTTGCCAACAGCCCCTTACTGCGCGCCGGGCGACCAGTCGATAATTTAAATAATGCACTGATGCGCTTGGGCATTGAATACGCGTGCAATATTGCCACCAGCCTCGCGATGGAACAGATGTTCCAATCCACTTCGGACATTATTGATATGCGCATGCGCGATGTGTGGTTTAGCTCCAGCGAAGTGGCGGCTGTCAGTCACGTACTGTGCAAACACTACACCAAGCTGCGTCCGGATCAGGCAACACTAGCCGGCATTATCCATAAAATTGGTGTGCTACCCATTCTCAGTTATGCAGAAGAAAATCCAACGCTGTTAAATGACAGTATCACGCTGGATAAAGTGATAGAAAAAATTCACGGGCCGATTGGTAGCCTGATTTTAAAAACCTGGGGTTTTAATAAAAACCTGGCGAGCATTCCAGAAGATCACTTGAAATTTTATGCGCAGAAATCGCAACCCGACTACGCCGATTTAGTGACAGTAGCCGTATTGCAGTGCGATTTTTTTAGAGACAACAGAATTTCTGCGTTGGATTTTTCCAGCATTCCCGCGTTTGATCGTTTGGGGTTGGACCCGAATATTGATATTGGCGAATCCAAAGTCCTCGCCGCTGAATTGGAAGCGGCGGTGGATCTGTTGCGCACTTAA
- a CDS encoding aldehyde dehydrogenase (NADP(+)), with the protein MKSSGQLLTGNLLIGAQQVAGSKGTLYAINPTTGEQLQPAYHLGSADDVARACQLAEQAFDSYRATLPTVRANFLETIARNIEAIGDQLIERAMAETGLPKARLEGERGRTCNQLRLFAATIQAGEQNQPRIDPRQPERKPLPRADLRQRRIPLGPVAVFGASNFPLAFSVAGGDTASALAAGCPVIVKGHSAHPGTSELVGHAIQKAVAECDLPEGVFSLIFGAGAEVGAALVAHPLVQAVGFTGSRAGGIALMRIAQSRPQPIPFYGELSALNPVVLLPGALSEKGDELGRQFVASLTMGAGQFCTNPGLLLALDSPALDSFIAAASAALQDSVAQTMLSPGIHNAYEHSTACIAGSKQVQTLARGQSSSAPNTCRAALYATRAEIFLTNANLHEEMFGAASLLVRCRDEQELISVLSHLDGQLTATLQLADADLPFARKLLPLLERKAGRILANGWPTGVEVCHAMVHGGPWPATTDVRATSVGSAALERFLRPVCYQDLPAALLPPELQDNNPLQLTRLVDGKSAH; encoded by the coding sequence ATGAAATCAAGCGGACAATTGTTAACAGGAAATTTGTTAATCGGCGCGCAACAAGTGGCGGGTAGCAAAGGCACCTTGTACGCCATTAACCCCACAACCGGTGAACAGCTCCAGCCGGCTTATCATTTAGGTAGTGCGGATGATGTGGCGCGTGCCTGTCAGTTGGCGGAGCAGGCGTTTGATAGCTATCGCGCTACCCTGCCAACGGTACGCGCGAATTTTCTGGAAACTATTGCGCGCAATATCGAAGCGATTGGTGATCAGTTAATTGAGCGCGCCATGGCCGAGACGGGTTTGCCCAAAGCGCGTTTGGAAGGTGAGCGCGGGCGCACTTGTAATCAATTGCGTTTGTTTGCCGCGACCATTCAAGCGGGTGAACAAAATCAGCCGCGTATCGACCCGCGCCAGCCGGAGCGTAAACCGCTACCGCGTGCCGATTTGCGCCAGCGTCGTATTCCGCTCGGGCCTGTTGCGGTATTTGGTGCAAGTAATTTTCCATTGGCGTTTTCAGTGGCCGGTGGCGATACCGCTTCCGCTTTGGCTGCGGGTTGCCCGGTGATTGTAAAAGGCCATTCGGCGCACCCTGGTACTTCAGAATTGGTAGGGCATGCGATTCAAAAAGCTGTCGCTGAATGCGATTTGCCCGAGGGTGTGTTCTCGCTCATTTTTGGTGCCGGTGCCGAAGTGGGCGCTGCGCTGGTGGCACATCCACTGGTTCAGGCCGTTGGTTTTACCGGGTCGCGCGCGGGTGGTATTGCGCTGATGCGTATCGCACAGTCGCGGCCGCAGCCCATTCCGTTTTACGGTGAATTAAGTGCACTCAATCCCGTGGTGTTATTGCCGGGCGCCCTGAGTGAAAAGGGCGATGAATTGGGGCGCCAGTTTGTCGCATCACTCACCATGGGCGCGGGGCAATTTTGCACTAACCCTGGTTTATTGTTGGCGCTGGATAGCCCTGCATTGGACAGTTTTATTGCCGCAGCGAGTGCGGCACTGCAAGACTCTGTTGCCCAGACTATGCTCAGCCCCGGCATTCACAATGCCTACGAGCACAGCACTGCCTGCATCGCCGGCAGCAAACAAGTGCAAACCTTGGCACGGGGCCAAAGCTCTTCTGCCCCCAATACTTGCCGTGCGGCGCTTTATGCAACCCGTGCGGAGATTTTTTTAACCAACGCCAATTTGCATGAAGAAATGTTTGGCGCGGCCTCGCTGTTGGTGCGCTGTCGCGATGAACAAGAACTGATTAGTGTATTGAGTCATTTGGATGGGCAGTTAACCGCGACCCTGCAGTTGGCAGACGCCGATTTACCTTTCGCGCGTAAACTCTTGCCGCTGCTTGAGCGCAAAGCCGGGCGTATTCTCGCCAATGGTTGGCCGACGGGTGTGGAAGTCTGTCATGCGATGGTGCACGGCGGCCCCTGGCCTGCCACTACGGATGTGCGCGCCACCTCCGTAGGTTCTGCGGCACTGGAGCGTTTTTTGCGCCCGGTGTGTTATCAGGATTTGCCAGCGGCGTTGTTGCCCCCGGAACTGCAAGACAATAATCCGCTGCAATTAACCCGTTTGGTGGATGGAAAAAGCGCGCACTGA
- the kdgD gene encoding 5-dehydro-4-deoxyglucarate dehydratase — MTRYSPKEFAQIVGSGLLSFPVTHFKASDLSFDEDAYRANLNWLFKHDAAAMFAAGGTGEFFSLTQKEVDRVVRAAVEETKHIPVIAPAGGGTAVSIEYCQAAEAAGADGILLLPPYLTEAAKDGVAAHVEAICKSTKLGVIVYNRANQRLDEVELERLAERCPNLVGYKDGIGDIELMTRIYARLGDRLTYIGGLPTAETFALPYLEMGVTTYSSAIFNFAPEFALDFYKSVRARDYTKVYAALNEFVLPYINIRNRKQGYAVSIVKAGMKLVGRDAGPVRTPLTDLTDAEMAELKTLIARIQ; from the coding sequence GTGACTCGTTATTCACCTAAAGAATTTGCCCAAATAGTTGGCAGCGGTTTGCTTTCTTTTCCCGTCACCCATTTTAAAGCGAGCGATTTGTCTTTTGATGAAGATGCCTATCGCGCCAATTTGAATTGGCTGTTTAAACACGATGCGGCGGCGATGTTTGCCGCTGGTGGCACCGGTGAATTTTTTTCGCTGACGCAAAAAGAAGTGGACCGTGTGGTGCGCGCCGCGGTGGAAGAAACCAAACATATTCCGGTAATTGCGCCCGCTGGTGGCGGCACCGCCGTCTCGATTGAATATTGCCAAGCAGCGGAAGCAGCCGGTGCTGATGGTATTTTATTGCTGCCACCCTATTTGACCGAAGCGGCCAAAGATGGTGTTGCCGCACATGTTGAGGCAATTTGTAAATCCACCAAGCTGGGTGTGATTGTTTACAACCGCGCTAACCAGCGTTTGGATGAAGTAGAGCTGGAGCGTTTGGCTGAGCGCTGCCCCAATTTAGTCGGCTATAAAGACGGCATCGGCGATATCGAATTAATGACCCGCATTTACGCACGCCTCGGTGATCGCCTCACCTACATCGGCGGTTTGCCCACCGCCGAAACCTTTGCGTTGCCTTACCTGGAAATGGGTGTGACTACTTATTCCTCGGCGATTTTTAATTTTGCGCCTGAATTTGCGTTGGATTTTTATAAATCAGTGCGCGCGCGCGATTACACCAAAGTCTATGCGGCGCTGAATGAATTTGTATTGCCCTACATCAATATTCGCAATCGCAAACAGGGTTACGCGGTATCGATTGTGAAAGCGGGCATGAAATTAGTCGGGCGCGACGCTGGCCCGGTGCGCACACCGCTCACGGATTTAACCGACGCAGAAATGGCGGAATTAAAAACGCTGATTGCGCGTATTCAATAA
- the garD gene encoding galactarate dehydratase, whose translation MSQLLIKIHPADNVAVVVTAGGLPAGTEVATGLSLSENIPQGHKVALCDIAKGDAVIRYNVVIGRAKETINAGAWVNENLLEMPAALGLENLPIATRAGEVGEPLSGFTFEGYRNADGSVGTRNILAISQTVQCVAGVVEFAVKRIREELLPKYPNVDGVVGLAHSYGCGVAIDAPNAPIPIRTLRNIALNPNFGGEVMIVSLGCEKMQPARLMPPETIPATLVDGPQVVCLQDEQHVGFMSMIESIMRQAETHLIRLNKRQRETCPASELVVGMQCGGSDAFSGITANPALGFAADLLVRAGATVMFSENTEVRDGIDQLTSRAATAEVAQGIINEMQWYDDYLAAGMVDRSANTTPGNKKGGLSNIVEKAMGSIVKSGSSPIVGVLSPGERLRDKKIPHGLVYNSTPASDFICGTLQLAAGMNLHIFTTGRGTPYGLAECPVIKVATRTDLARRWHDLMDVNAGRIADGEKTIEEMGWEVFQLMLDVASGKKTWAEQWKLHNSLVLFNPAPVT comes from the coding sequence ATGTCCCAACTGCTTATCAAAATACATCCGGCCGATAACGTTGCGGTAGTGGTGACTGCCGGTGGTTTGCCTGCGGGAACTGAAGTGGCAACAGGGTTATCGCTTAGCGAAAATATTCCGCAGGGGCACAAAGTAGCGCTGTGCGACATCGCCAAAGGTGATGCGGTTATTCGCTACAACGTAGTGATTGGTCGCGCCAAAGAAACGATTAATGCGGGCGCTTGGGTCAATGAAAATTTGTTGGAAATGCCCGCTGCGTTGGGGCTGGAAAATTTACCCATCGCTACTCGCGCAGGTGAAGTGGGGGAACCGCTTAGCGGTTTTACTTTTGAAGGTTATCGCAATGCCGATGGCAGCGTAGGCACGCGTAATATTTTAGCGATTAGCCAAACCGTGCAATGTGTTGCCGGGGTGGTTGAGTTTGCGGTGAAACGCATTCGTGAAGAATTATTGCCAAAATATCCCAACGTGGATGGTGTGGTGGGTTTGGCACACAGCTATGGTTGCGGCGTGGCGATTGACGCACCCAACGCGCCGATTCCTATTCGCACCCTGCGCAATATTGCACTCAACCCCAACTTTGGTGGAGAGGTAATGATTGTCAGCCTCGGCTGCGAAAAAATGCAGCCCGCACGCTTAATGCCACCGGAAACCATCCCCGCCACGCTGGTTGATGGCCCGCAAGTGGTCTGCCTGCAAGACGAACAGCACGTGGGTTTTATGAGCATGATCGAATCGATTATGCGTCAGGCCGAAACGCATTTAATACGCTTGAACAAACGCCAGCGCGAAACTTGCCCCGCCTCTGAATTGGTAGTGGGTATGCAGTGTGGTGGCAGCGATGCTTTCTCTGGCATTACCGCTAACCCTGCATTAGGTTTTGCCGCGGATTTATTAGTGCGCGCTGGTGCGACGGTAATGTTTTCGGAAAATACCGAAGTGCGCGATGGCATCGATCAATTAACCTCGCGCGCTGCCACTGCGGAAGTTGCGCAAGGCATTATTAATGAAATGCAGTGGTACGACGATTATCTCGCCGCAGGCATGGTGGATCGCAGTGCGAATACTACTCCCGGCAATAAAAAAGGTGGCCTCTCCAATATTGTGGAAAAAGCCATGGGTTCGATTGTTAAATCCGGTTCGTCGCCCATTGTCGGTGTGCTCTCGCCCGGTGAGCGTTTGCGCGATAAAAAAATTCCCCATGGTTTGGTGTACAACTCCACACCGGCGAGTGATTTTATTTGCGGCACATTGCAATTAGCGGCCGGCATGAATTTGCATATTTTTACTACCGGGCGCGGTACACCCTATGGTTTGGCAGAATGCCCGGTGATTAAAGTAGCAACCCGCACTGATCTGGCGCGGCGCTGGCACGATTTGATGGATGTAAACGCCGGTCGTATTGCCGACGGTGAAAAAACCATTGAAGAAATGGGTTGGGAAGTTTTTCAGTTAATGCTCGATGTGGCCAGCGGCAAAAAAACCTGGGCGGAGCAGTGGAAATTGCACAATTCGCTGGTGTTATTTAACCCTGCGCCTGTGACTTGA
- a CDS encoding MFS transporter has translation MGSAPVLSSTSKIAAASRTRWGILAMLFIVTTINYADRATIAIAGPDVAKDLGLTSLQMGYVFSAFAWSYVLAQLPGGWLLDKFGSKTTYFFSIFLWSLFTLLQGFVGFVSGGAALLLLIVLRLLVGAAEAPAFPGNSRITSAWFPTHERGLAASIFNSAQYFATVAFAPLMGWMVYSFGWQSIFFFMGVLGIVLALVWRKVIYSPKEHPALSASELDYISQGGALVDLDSGRSNQHTASVNTFACIKELLSSRMLLGVYIGQYCINALTYFFLTWFPLYLVQERGMNILQAGFLASLPAIAGFLGGISGGWFSDRLLKKGYSLTVARKLPIVLGMLMSTSMIACNYVDTDVLIIAIMSLAFFGKGVGALGWAVVADTSPKEAGGLSGGLFNTFGNSAGIVTPIVIGYIVHSTGSFAGALAYVGAHAAIVIISYLFVVGEIKRITLSKSITSEPVN, from the coding sequence ATGGGCAGCGCACCAGTGCTTAGTTCCACCAGCAAGATTGCGGCGGCATCGCGTACCCGCTGGGGCATTCTGGCGATGCTGTTTATTGTTACCACCATTAATTACGCCGATCGCGCAACCATTGCGATTGCCGGGCCGGATGTTGCCAAAGACCTTGGTCTCACCTCGCTGCAAATGGGTTATGTATTTTCTGCCTTCGCCTGGTCCTATGTATTGGCGCAATTACCTGGGGGTTGGCTGCTGGATAAATTCGGTTCCAAAACCACCTATTTTTTCAGTATTTTTCTCTGGTCGCTGTTTACGTTGCTGCAGGGGTTTGTCGGTTTTGTTAGCGGTGGTGCGGCGCTGTTGCTGTTAATTGTCTTGCGCTTATTGGTGGGCGCCGCTGAGGCACCTGCCTTCCCGGGTAATAGCCGTATTACCTCCGCGTGGTTTCCCACTCACGAGCGCGGTTTAGCCGCGTCTATTTTTAATTCTGCACAATATTTTGCCACTGTCGCTTTTGCTCCCTTAATGGGGTGGATGGTCTACTCCTTCGGCTGGCAGAGTATTTTCTTTTTTATGGGCGTGCTGGGTATTGTGCTGGCGCTTGTGTGGCGCAAGGTGATTTATAGCCCCAAAGAGCATCCGGCACTGAGTGCGAGTGAGTTGGATTACATATCACAGGGCGGCGCGTTGGTTGACTTGGACAGTGGCCGCAGCAATCAGCATACAGCGAGCGTTAATACCTTTGCCTGCATCAAAGAATTATTAAGTTCGCGCATGCTGCTCGGTGTGTACATTGGTCAGTATTGTATTAACGCGCTCACCTATTTCTTTTTAACCTGGTTCCCGCTGTATTTGGTGCAGGAGCGCGGCATGAATATTTTGCAGGCCGGTTTTTTAGCATCGCTACCGGCGATTGCCGGTTTTCTGGGTGGCATATCCGGCGGTTGGTTTTCGGATCGACTACTAAAAAAAGGTTACTCATTAACGGTGGCGCGCAAGCTGCCCATTGTGCTCGGCATGTTGATGTCCACCTCCATGATTGCCTGTAATTATGTGGATACCGATGTACTAATTATTGCGATTATGTCGCTCGCTTTTTTTGGCAAAGGCGTGGGCGCTTTGGGCTGGGCAGTGGTGGCAGATACCTCACCCAAGGAAGCGGGCGGGCTCTCCGGTGGTTTGTTTAATACTTTTGGCAATTCGGCAGGAATTGTTACGCCGATTGTGATTGGTTACATAGTGCATAGCACCGGCTCCTTTGCTGGTGCGCTGGCTTATGTGGGCGCCCATGCGGCGATAGTTATTATTAGTTACCTGTTTGTGGTGGGCGAAATAAAACGCATCACCCTGAGTAAATCTATTACTAGTGAGCCGGTTAATTAA
- a CDS encoding beta-propeller fold lactonase family protein encodes MNSALHLHGLIKSLLLLWLSTAGFFCYAASVVYVASTDSHTISVFALNETSGQLYLQQTLAVDGAVMPLALSPDRQLLYAAIRSTPYQLIVLGIDGVSGGLSLRAKLPVADSMANISVDPAGRYLFAVSYAGNTISSYPLNTQGIPSSPVQVLPAGNHPHQITTDPQHQFVYVSLLGEDRMDYFRVNHTLKSAPLVPMNTPALHTASGAGPRHFVFSAQGLFLYLVNELGGTVQVYQRNASKGSATLLESHVLAEGVKPWAADIHLTPNGNFLYASERTSSTISGFKVNRNTGRLSPVSRWATEQQPRAFRITPDGRFLLVVGQLSQRISVYAINPHSGELQLASTHQTGKNPAWIEVVNLPVTAR; translated from the coding sequence GTGAATAGCGCTTTGCATTTACACGGGTTAATCAAAAGCCTGCTGTTACTCTGGTTGAGTACGGCAGGATTTTTTTGTTATGCCGCCTCAGTTGTCTATGTTGCTAGCACTGATTCACACACTATTTCCGTATTTGCGCTGAATGAAACTAGCGGTCAATTATACCTGCAGCAGACGCTTGCGGTTGATGGCGCCGTGATGCCCTTGGCGCTGTCGCCCGACCGGCAGCTACTTTATGCCGCCATTCGCTCTACACCTTATCAATTAATCGTATTGGGAATTGATGGTGTCAGTGGAGGATTATCGTTGCGCGCCAAGCTGCCCGTCGCGGATAGCATGGCCAATATTTCTGTCGATCCAGCAGGGCGTTATTTATTTGCAGTCTCTTATGCCGGTAATACGATTAGTAGCTATCCGCTGAATACGCAGGGAATTCCTTCATCCCCAGTGCAGGTTTTGCCCGCGGGGAATCATCCACATCAAATCACTACCGACCCACAGCACCAATTTGTTTATGTGTCGCTCTTGGGTGAGGATCGTATGGATTATTTTCGTGTGAATCACACACTTAAATCTGCTCCACTGGTACCAATGAATACACCCGCATTACATACCGCTTCAGGCGCGGGGCCGCGTCATTTTGTGTTTTCCGCGCAGGGGCTTTTTTTGTATCTGGTAAATGAGTTGGGCGGTACAGTGCAGGTGTACCAGCGCAACGCTAGCAAGGGTTCTGCCACATTGTTGGAAAGCCATGTGCTGGCGGAAGGGGTAAAGCCCTGGGCGGCGGATATTCATCTCACACCCAATGGAAATTTTTTGTATGCCTCTGAGCGCACAAGCAGCACTATTTCCGGATTCAAGGTTAATCGCAACACGGGTCGTCTCAGTCCAGTTAGTCGTTGGGCGACTGAGCAGCAACCGCGGGCATTCCGGATTACCCCCGATGGCCGTTTTCTGTTGGTGGTGGGGCAGTTGTCGCAGCGCATAAGTGTGTATGCGATTAACCCGCATAGCGGTGAATTGCAGCTCGCATCCACTCATCAAACCGGGAAAAATCCGGCATGGATTGAGGTAGTGAATCTACCTGTGACCGCACGGTGA
- a CDS encoding glycoside hydrolase family 28 protein, whose translation MMTNKMILIKAAILLLLLQCTLVSVAQAKTDFYKQSDWKQMDVILKKIESPKIPKTDYVITAFGASADAQADARPAIMRAINAAAKAGGGRVVIPAGKWLSNGPVELQSRINLHLEEGATLLFSAQTKHYLPAVFTRWEGTEIYGYSPLIYANKVTDVAITGKGTIDGNAQSEFLGWAKHQAADIAKLRQMGFDGVPLEKRQFGEGHFLRPSLIQILNAERVLLQDYTALNSPFWVNHLVYTDHAQVRGVKVDSMFANNDGLDIDSGRWILVENNHFRTGDDSIAIKSGRDLDGRTIGRPSENIVVRNNLFDGEDGVGLGSEMSGGIKNVYFTDNDYLKGTSAFRLKANLDRGGSVEHVRIRNMNIGSAKYLFWFDLSYVAGYLGGNFPSRYQDIVFENITVDKVDTFFISHAPEVQPLQDVLFKNIKVKSSGEFMEFTGLKNVTFSDVEVNGQKMSAHFE comes from the coding sequence ATGATGACGAATAAAATGATATTAATTAAGGCCGCCATTTTGCTGCTGTTACTGCAGTGCACGTTGGTTTCAGTGGCGCAGGCCAAAACAGATTTTTATAAACAGTCTGACTGGAAACAAATGGATGTGATTCTGAAAAAAATAGAATCCCCTAAAATTCCGAAAACCGATTATGTGATTACCGCGTTTGGTGCCAGTGCGGATGCGCAGGCCGATGCACGGCCGGCGATTATGCGTGCGATTAATGCCGCCGCCAAAGCCGGTGGCGGGCGTGTTGTTATCCCGGCGGGAAAGTGGTTGTCCAATGGGCCGGTAGAATTGCAGAGCCGCATTAATTTACATTTGGAAGAGGGCGCAACACTCTTGTTCAGTGCCCAAACCAAACATTATTTACCCGCGGTATTTACACGCTGGGAGGGCACTGAAATTTACGGTTATTCGCCGCTGATTTACGCTAACAAAGTGACAGATGTGGCTATCACTGGTAAAGGCACTATTGATGGTAATGCACAAAGTGAATTTCTCGGCTGGGCAAAACACCAGGCGGCGGATATAGCCAAGTTGCGTCAAATGGGTTTTGATGGTGTGCCGTTGGAAAAAAGGCAATTTGGCGAGGGGCATTTTTTGCGTCCATCGCTGATTCAAATTCTCAATGCCGAGCGTGTGCTGTTGCAGGATTACACGGCGCTTAACTCACCGTTCTGGGTTAATCATTTGGTGTATACCGATCACGCGCAAGTGCGCGGTGTAAAAGTAGATAGTATGTTCGCCAACAATGATGGTTTGGATATAGATTCCGGTCGCTGGATTCTGGTTGAGAATAACCACTTCCGCACCGGCGATGATTCAATCGCGATTAAATCCGGTCGCGATTTGGACGGACGTACCATTGGCCGCCCCAGTGAAAATATTGTGGTTAGAAATAACCTTTTTGACGGTGAAGATGGTGTTGGTTTAGGCAGCGAAATGTCGGGCGGCATTAAAAATGTGTATTTCACCGATAATGATTACTTGAAAGGCACCTCCGCGTTTCGTTTAAAAGCCAATCTGGATCGCGGCGGCAGTGTAGAGCATGTGCGCATCCGCAATATGAACATTGGCAGCGCCAAATATTTGTTCTGGTTCGATCTGAGTTACGTGGCTGGTTATTTGGGCGGAAACTTTCCCTCGCGCTATCAAGACATAGTGTTTGAAAATATCACTGTCGATAAAGTGGATACCTTTTTTATTAGCCACGCTCCGGAAGTGCAGCCGCTGCAAGATGTATTGTTTAAAAACATCAAGGTGAAATCCTCGGGTGAGTTTATGGAGTTTACCGGTTTAAAAAATGTTACTTTCTCTGATGTGGAAGTTAATGGCCAAAAAATGTCGGCACATTTTGAGTAG
- a CDS encoding glycoside hydrolase family 105 protein: protein MKKFLSYAQLLIAGAMFSLCLSVHAQTSADNSALATAELMAKSIMQRHPEAWTMREFKQLKEPEWGYPYSLVLYGFQKLYLKTGNEVYLAYAKTFVDQLIDAQGNIKGYAITEFNIDSINPGKLLFLLHEKYQDQRYLTAMQTLRTQLQWQPRTTAGGFWHKNIYPWQMWLDGLYMGAPYYAQYAQQFNESVKSFDDIAHQFLLIESKTRDAKTGLLYHAWDESHLQEWANKKTGLSPHFWSRSMGWYVMALVDTLDYFPQNHPKRKELIRLLNQLAEALLKVQHSSHLWYQVTDQGDRYGNYLETSGSAMFAYAFAKGYNKKYLPQKYQKIATDIFNGIVQGHTEIDELGRMHLKNTCGSAGLGNEPYRTGTFEYYVSEAIRTDDPHGLGPFILAGVEIAAFK from the coding sequence ATGAAAAAATTTCTCTCCTATGCGCAGCTATTAATAGCTGGTGCTATGTTTAGCCTCTGCCTTTCTGTTCACGCACAAACCTCTGCCGACAACAGCGCGCTGGCTACTGCGGAACTGATGGCCAAGTCCATTATGCAGCGCCACCCGGAAGCTTGGACTATGCGCGAATTCAAACAGCTCAAAGAGCCGGAATGGGGTTACCCTTATTCGCTAGTGCTGTACGGATTTCAAAAACTTTATTTAAAAACCGGTAACGAAGTTTACTTGGCGTATGCCAAAACCTTTGTGGATCAGTTAATCGACGCGCAGGGAAACATAAAAGGTTATGCGATTACCGAATTTAATATCGATTCAATTAATCCTGGGAAACTTTTATTTTTACTGCATGAAAAATATCAGGACCAGCGTTATTTAACCGCCATGCAAACATTGCGCACCCAGTTGCAATGGCAGCCGCGCACTACTGCAGGTGGCTTCTGGCACAAAAATATTTACCCCTGGCAAATGTGGTTGGATGGTTTGTATATGGGCGCACCTTATTACGCCCAATACGCGCAACAATTTAACGAATCCGTTAAATCCTTTGATGATATCGCCCATCAATTTTTATTGATTGAAAGTAAAACTCGCGATGCAAAAACCGGATTGCTCTATCACGCGTGGGACGAGAGTCACTTGCAAGAATGGGCTAATAAAAAAACGGGTTTGTCGCCGCATTTTTGGTCGCGCTCCATGGGTTGGTACGTTATGGCACTGGTGGATACCCTGGATTATTTTCCACAAAACCACCCCAAACGTAAGGAGCTGATCCGTTTGTTAAATCAATTGGCGGAAGCATTGTTAAAAGTTCAGCATTCGAGTCATCTTTGGTATCAAGTAACCGACCAAGGTGATCGCTACGGTAATTATTTGGAAACCTCGGGCAGTGCTATGTTTGCCTACGCCTTTGCCAAGGGTTATAACAAAAAATATTTGCCGCAAAAATACCAAAAAATTGCGACGGATATTTTTAATGGCATAGTGCAGGGGCACACCGAGATTGATGAACTGGGCCGCATGCACTTAAAAAATACCTGTGGCAGCGCCGGGCTGGGCAATGAACCTTATCGCACCGGCACCTTTGAGTACTATGTCAGTGAAGCCATTCGCACCGATGACCCTCACGGGCTGGGGCCATTTATTTTGGCTGGTGTTGAAATTGCCGCATTTAAGTGA